In a genomic window of Nomascus leucogenys isolate Asia chromosome 4, Asia_NLE_v1, whole genome shotgun sequence:
- the LOC100584713 gene encoding pepsin A-5 translates to MKWLLLLGLVALSECIMYKVPLIRKKSLRRTLSEHGLLKDFLKKHNLNPARKYFPQLEAPTLVDEQPLENYLDMEYFGTIGIGTPAQDFTVIFDTGSSNLWVPSVYCSSLACTNHNRFNPEDSSTYQSTSETVSIAYGTGSMTGILGYDTVQVGGISDTNQIFGLSETEPGSFLYYAPFDGILGLAYPSISSSGATPVFDNIWNQGLVSQDLFSVYLSADDKSGSVVIFGGIDSSYYSGSLNWVPVTVEGYWQITVDSITMNGETIACAEGCQAIVDTGTSLLTGPTSPIANIQSDIGASENSDGDMVVSCSAISSLPDIVFTINGVQYPVPPSAYILQSEGSCISGFQGMNVPTESGELWILGDVFIRQYFTVFDRANNQVGLAPVA, encoded by the exons ATgaagtggctgctgctgctgggtcTGGTGGCGCTCTCTGAGTGCATCATGTACAA GGTCCCCCTCATCAGAAAGAAGTCCTTGAGGCGCACCCTGTCCGAGCATGGCCTGCTGAAGGACTTCCTGAAGAAGCACAACCTCAACCCAGCCAGAAAGTACTTCCCCCAGTTGGAGGCTCCCACCCTGGTAGATGAACAGCCCCTGGAGAACTACctggat ATGGAGTACTTCGGCACTATCGGCATCGGAACTCCTGCCCAGGATTTCACCGTCATCTTTGACACCGGCTCCTCCAACCTGTGGGTGCCCTCAGTCTACTGCTCCAGTCTGGCCTGCA CCAACCACAACCGTTTCAACCCTGAGGATTCTTCGACCTACCAGTCCACCAGCGAGACAGTCTCCATCGCCTACGGCACCGGCAGCATGACAGGCATCCTCGGATACGACACTGTCCAG GTTGGAGGCATCTCTGACACCAATCAGATCTTCGGCCTGAGCGAGACGGAACCCGGCTCCTTCCTGTATTATGCTCCCTTCGACGGCATCCTGGGGCTGGCCTACCCCAGCATTTCCTCCTCTGGGGCCACACCCGTCTTTGACAACATCTGGAACCAGGGCCTGGTTTCTCAGGACCTCTTCTCTGTCTACCTGAGCGC CGATGACAAGAGTGGCAGCGTGGTGATATTTGGTGGCATTGACTCTTCTTACTACTCTGGAAGTCTGAACTGGGTGCCTGTTACTGTCGAGGGTTACTGGCAGATCACCGTGGACAG CATCACCATGAACGGAGAGACCATCGCCTGCGCTGAGGGCTGCCAGGCCATTGTTGACACCGGCACCTCTCTGCTGACCGGCCCCACCAGCCCCATTGCCAACATCCAGAGCGACATCGGAGCCAGCGAGAACTCAGATGGCGAC ATGGTGGTCAGCTGCTCAGCCATCAGCAGCCTGCCCGACATCGTCTTCACCATCAACGGAGTCCAGTACCCCGTGCCACCCAGTGCCTACATCCTGCAG AGCGAGGGGAGCTGCATCAGTGGCTTCCAGGGCATGAACGTCCCCACCGAATCTGGAGAGCTTTGGATCCTGGGTGATGTCTTCATCCGCCAGTACTTCACTGTCTTCGACAGGGCAAACAACCAGGTCGGCCTGGCTCCCGTGGCTTAA
- the LOC115834765 gene encoding pepsin A-5-like, translating to MKWLLLLGLVALSECIMYKVPLIRKKSLRRTLSEHGLLKDFLKKHNLNPARKYFPQLEAPTLVDEQPLENYLDMEYFGTIGIGTPAQDFTVIFDTGSSNLWVPSVYCSSLACTNHNRFNPEDSSTYQSTSETVSIAYGTGSMTGILGYDTVQVGGISDTNQIFGLSETEPGSFLYYAPFDGILGLAYPSISSSGATPVFDNIWNQGLVSQDLFSVYLSADDQSGSVVIFGGIDSSYYSGSLNWVPVTVEGYWQITVDSITMNGETIACAEGCQAIVDTGTSLLTGPTSPIANIQSDIGASENSDGDMVVSCSAISSLPNIVFTINGVQYPVPPSAYILQSEGSCISGFQGMNVPTESGELWILGDVFIRQYFTVFDRANNQGGLAPVA from the exons ATgaagtggctgctgctgctgggtcTGGTGGCGCTCTCTGAGTGCATCATGTACAA GGTCCCCCTCATCAGAAAGAAGTCCTTGAGGCGCACCCTGTCCGAGCATGGCCTGCTGAAGGACTTCCTGAAGAAGCACAACCTCAACCCAGCCAGAAAGTACTTCCCCCAGTTGGAGGCTCCCACCCTGGTAGATGAACAGCCCCTGGAGAACTACctggat ATGGAGTACTTCGGCACTATCGGCATCGGAACTCCTGCCCAGGATTTCACCGTCATCTTTGACACCGGCTCCTCCAACCTGTGGGTGCCCTCAGTCTACTGCTCCAGTCTGGCCTGCA CCAACCACAACCGTTTCAACCCTGAGGATTCTTCGACCTACCAGTCCACCAGCGAGACAGTCTCCATCGCCTACGGCACCGGCAGCATGACAGGCATCCTCGGATACGACACTGTCCAG GTTGGAGGCATCTCTGACACCAATCAGATCTTCGGCCTGAGCGAGACGGAACCCGGCTCCTTCCTGTATTATGCTCCCTTCGACGGCATCCTGGGGCTGGCCTACCCCAGCATTTCCTCCTCCGGGGCCACACCCGTCTTTGACAACATCTGGAACCAGGGCCTGGTTTCTCAGGACCTCTTCTCTGTCTACCTGAGCGC CGATGACCAGAGTGGCAGCGTGGTGATATTTGGTGGCATTGACTCTTCTTACTACTCTGGAAGTCTGAACTGGGTGCCTGTTACTGTCGAGGGTTACTGGCAGATCACCGTGGACAG CATCACCATGAACGGAGAGACCATCGCCTGTGCTGAGGGCTGCCAGGCCATTGTTGACACCGGCACCTCTCTGCTGACCGGCCCCACCAGCCCCATTGCCAACATCCAGAGCGACATCGGAGCCAGCGAGAACTCAGATGGTGAC ATGGTGGTCAGCTGCTCAGCCATCAGCAGCCTGCCCAACATCGTCTTCACCATCAACGGAGTCCAGTACCCCGTGCCACCCAGTGCCTACATCCTGCAG AGCGAGGGGAGCTGCATCAGTGGCTTCCAGGGCATGAACGTCCCCACCGAATCTGGAGAGCTTTGGATCCTGGGTGATGTCTTCATCCGCCAGTACTTCACTGTCTTCGACAGGGCAAACAACCAGGGCGGCCTGGCTCCCGTGGCTTAA